In the Loxodonta africana isolate mLoxAfr1 chromosome 1, mLoxAfr1.hap2, whole genome shotgun sequence genome, one interval contains:
- the LOC100675992 gene encoding LOW QUALITY PROTEIN: olfactory receptor 14J1 (The sequence of the model RefSeq protein was modified relative to this genomic sequence to represent the inferred CDS: inserted 2 bases in 2 codons) → MGAHLVLQPVSLSEIKNMANFTTMSGFFLMSFSGNPEIEILNAFLFLVLYLGALTGNILIITATSMDNSLYSPMYFFLKHLSFLDLCYISVTVPRSICNSFMHSGNISLWECILQCFAFTVCASSEMAMLTVMSYDRYVAICLPLRYEIIMDVSVCVHGVLAVWISGVISGVMHTAATFSIHFCGXNIIHQFFCNVPQLLKLSCSNDYVSELGVTGFLPLVAFLCFISIGLSYTHIFSTVLRIPSAKGRAKAFSTCLPHLXVVILFISTGALEFLNPPSNSLTVLDFFLTVFYTVVPSTLKPEIYSLRNKAMKVALRKVLKERTSYLFC, encoded by the exons atgggtGCCCATCTTGTCTTACAGCCAGTATCGCTTTCGGAAATAAAGAATATGGCTAATTTCACTACAATGAGTGGGTTTTTTCTCATGAGTTTCTCTGGCAATCCTGAGATAGAAATCTTaaatgcttttttgtttttagtcttATACTTAGGGGCTTTAACTGGTAATATTCTCATTATCACTGCAACTTCCATGGACAATAGTCTCTACtcacctatgtatttcttcctgaaaCATCTCTCCTTTTTGGATCTGTGCTATATTTCTGTGACTGTACCAAGGTCCATTTGCAACTCTTTCATGCATAGTGGCAATATTTCCCTCTGGGAGTGCATACTGCAGTGTTTTGCATTCACTGTCTGTGCTTCTTCTGAGATGGCCATGCTCACAGtgatgtcctatgaccgctacgtGGCCATCTGCCTTCCACTGCGCTATGAAATCATCATGGATGTCAGCGTCTGTGTTCATGGAGTTTTAGCTGTCTGGATCAGTGGAGTCATCTCTGGAGTCATGCATACAGCTGCTACTTTCTCCATCCACTTTTGTG GCAATATCATTCACCAGTTCTTCTGCAATGTCCCCCAGCTCCTGAAACTCTCTTGTTCCAATGACTATGTCAGTGAGCTTGGGGTCACTGGCTTCCTGCCCTTGGTGGCCTTTCTTTGTTTCATCTCTATTGGCCTCTCCTACACACACATATTCTCTACTGTGCTGAGGATTCCATCTGCTAAAGGCAGAGCCAAAGCTTTTTCTACTTGCCTCCCCCACC GTGTTGTCATATTATTTATCTCTACTGGAGCTTTGGAGTTTCTAAACCCACCTTCTAACTCTCTGACTGTGCTAGACTTtttcctcactgttttttataCTGTTGTGCCCTCAACACTCAAGCCAGAGATCTATAGCCTGAGGAATAAAGCCATGAAGGTAGCTTTAAGAaaggttttaaaagaaagaacATCCTACCTGTTTTGCTGA